GACAGCATATAATTCCCGATGCCAGCCGCCAACGCCGACTTGCCGTTCTTTCGCGGCACCATGAGCCGCCCTTCGCGAAAGCGCCGCAAGCCGTCCAGCTTGCGCACCCAGCCGAAGAGGGACGCCACAAAAAAGCGTTGCCATGGCTCCAACACAAGCCTTTTGCGCTGTGCCGCCCATCGACCCTTTGTGTGGGGCATGGCCTCGATAAAGATAAGCACCTTTTCAGATTTGGCAGGGTCGAACCGAAAGCCGAACAGATCCCCCGCCGCTTGCTCCAGGTCGCGCCGGTGCCGCTCGCACGCCAACCGCACCCAACGACAAGCAGGAATGACCCCACTTAGAATGTCGTCTGCATATTGGAAGGCCGACGCGGTGCGTGGATATAGCTCAGCATCGATCACAAGCGCGCTCATGCGCCCATCCCTGCAAAGGGATTGTCAGCATCCGGGAATAGATCGCCTTGCCCTTCTGCAAGTCCGCGTTCATCGGTTGGCGATAGGCCAAGCGCTGCAGTCAGGTTGCGCCATTGCCGCCAAGTCTCGTTGAGCTGCGCCACTTCAGGCCGTGATTTATACTGTTTTCCGTTGCGCCCCTCGACAACGTAGGTTTCATCCTCATCATGTAGTGTATTGCGCAACTTGCGCATGCGGATCAATGCGCGGCAATATTCCGATACCGTGTCCACATAATAGGGCTTAAGCCTGCCTTGCTGTGCCAACTGTGGCGCGATCCGGTCCCAAATCTGGGCTTCATATTCGGTCAGGTCGAACGGTTTCAGCGCCGCCGCGTCCCGTTCTGCACGCTCTTCATGCGTCAACCCGTCTGTTGCCTTCATAGGGACAACATTTTCAAGATCCGGTTTTCTGCCTCTAGCCATATCAACCCCAAGCGGCCCGCCCGGTTCGGGTGCAAAGAACCGGGCAGGCCTTTCCAGTCACAAGAAAGGGCCAGCAGGAAAACCCGCCAGCCCTCACATGATGGAGTTGGATTTCAGTTGGTTGATAAGTCGTGGTTTACTCGCATAAGAAACTACTGCTAAATTGTGCCATTAGCCGGTAATAGTGAAAGTTTAGAAATGTCTAAAAATCTTTGGCGAACAGGTTTTATTGCGCTTGCTAGCGCTGTTGTTGGCAGTTTTGCAACTATTGCAACGGGATATTTTACATATGCCAATCAAGATAGAGAACTTGATATAAAAATGATCAATATTGGCCTAGCCATGCTGAGTGGTGAAAACAAGGGCGTTGACTATGAACCGGGACGCAAATTTGCATTGCGCATTTTACAAAAATACACCGGCGTCGAGATACCGAAAGATGAATTTAATATGTGGGTTGCAAAGGGAGAGATAAGTTCTGAATTTTTACAGAGTCTTGAAGGCTACTATTTGCTTAATCCGAATCTTTCTAGCTCAATTGGTCCGTCCTCAAAACGACTGATAGAAGAGCTTCAAAAAAGTATTTTAAAAAGTGAATAACTAAATAATTTCAATAAGATAATGGGTTTTTCCTTTTGAATTTCCACCTCGTAAAAGTCTGTCTACCCCGCCGGTCCGCAGGGGGTGGAGTTGGGAAGATTTAACCTCCCCCCTCCCCATCAGAAATAGAAATCCGGCTCGGGTTTTGGCCTTGGCAATGGGCTTTGTGTTTCGCCGTTTGCTTCCATGCGCTGCTTGTCTCTGTTGTGGTGCGTCTCACAAAGGCTTTGCGTGTTTGCATAGCTGAAGAACAATTCCCTATTGCCTTTATGCGGGACGATATGGTCGACCACCGTCGCCGCCGTTGTCCGGCCTTCTGCCAGGCACATGACGCAAAGCGGGTCTTCTGCCAGCCGCCGCTTTCGGATTAGCTTCCATGCCGCCAGCTTGTACCAGTTCCGCCAAGGATGACGCTTGCGCCGTTCGTTGTCATGTTCCCTGTTGCTTGCGGCCCTGTCTGGCTTTGGAGCCCATGGCGCTTTGAACTTGCTTGGTGCCTTTGGCATGGTGATTTCCTCCCCTTTCCCCGTTCTGCCGAGCCCTTACGATGCTTCCGCACAGTCAGGCGGCCAGAGAGACGGAAACCACCATCCGGTTTTGTATCTCCCCGTTGCAGGGTCTTCGTAGTTCGTTGTCGGAAACAGGGTGCCACGATGTTTTCGCCACGCTTCCCACTGTGGCGAGAACTGTACCACAAATACCCGTTGATGCTCTAGCGATGCTGGCGTTCCTTGCTTGGCTTTGGCTCGTGGATTGCGCCCCATAGATCGCGGATTGACGCCCATATCTCGCGCTGTCTTGCCAAAACTGGCAGGCGTCAGCCCCCAACGCTTCATCGCCTTGGCTCGCTCTTGCGGCTCCATCGCCATCAAGGCGCTGTAGTCAGGCGGTTCCTGGGATTTAGGGTTAGTAATATTATTATTTATTATATTATTATTACTTTGTAGGTGCGGATTTCCCGACTCCGGCTTTTCCGGCTCCGGGTTTGCCGTATCCGGCTTTTCCGTATCCGGCATTTCAGGGCGCGGCTCTTCGGCCAGCTCACCATCACCCGCGACCGGCTGATCATAGACACAGAACTTCGTCTTCTCGAATGACTTGGTTTCTTCGTTGCGCTGTTGTTCTCTGACGATATAGCCGACTCCTTCCAGCTCTTTGAGGATCTTTAGAAGCTTATCGCGGCCTATACCGAACTGCTTGCGCAACTGCATTTGCGAGACCTTCCAGTTAGAAGGCTTCGAGATAAGATAAGTCAGCAGGCCCAGCGCTTCGATGCCAAGCCCTGCCTCGAATATCTCGTTGCGCAAAACCGTATAATTGGCCGAAGGGGTTGACCGGTGAATGAAAATATCTGTCATGCAACACCCCCTTGCACACTCTTGCGTGCGCATAATAATGCTCTCAAACCTTGACAAAGCACCTTCAAATACACATTATAATGCACACAAGAGAACGCCGAGCCACACTTCAAACCACCATGGGAACCGCGATGGAAACAAACAGCCGAGAGATCATAAAGAGGCTCAAGGCCGAAGGGTTTGAGGAAATATCGGTGAAGGGCTCGCATCATAAATTGAGGAAGGGAGACAAGGTTGTCATTGTCCCGCACCCCAAGAAAGACCTTCCCCTTGGTACGGCCCGTAAAATAGCCAAAATGGCAGGATGGATTTAAACCCATCCTCACCAAACCGCAGCATGAGAGAGACCCGTCATGATCCACTACATCGCAGTGATCGAGAAAGACCCTGATAGCGCCTATGGAGTGAGCTTTCCGCAGTTGGAAGGCGTCTTCTCCGCAGGTGACAGCTTTGATGAAGCCACGCGCAACGCCAGCGAGGCCTTGCAGCTCTTCTTTGAAGACAATCCCGCCGAGCGTCCGGCCCCTTGGTCTATGGAACAAGTGCGTGCGCTGGAAGATGTTCAAGCCGATCTGGCCACAGGTGCCACCTTGGTCGCCATTCCTTACATCGAGCTGACCGGACGCACCGTCCGCGCCAATCTCACATTCGATGCTGGCTTGTTGACCGCCATTGATGAAGAGGCCAAGGCTAGAGGCATTTCCCGCTCTGCTTTTGTTGCCAGCGCCAGCCAAGCCATGCTCAACGCTTGAATACTCATAGGAGAAACAGTGATGCGCTATCTCGCATTCATTCATGAAGAAAATGGCGCTTATGGCGTCAGCTTCCCGGACTTCCCCGGATGCGTTACCGCAGGCGATACCGAGCAAGAAGCCTTGACCAATGCCATTGAGGCCCTTGGCGGGCATGTTGCCACCATGGAAGATGTAGGCGAACCGATTCCAGCTCCAGGCACCTACAAAACAGCTTTGCGCCCTGTTGATCTGGAAGAGTTGAAAGAAGGGGCAACGCTCGCCACCGTGCCGCTTATTGTCGACCGTGGACAGACAAAGCGTGTCAATGTTACCTTTGACCCCGGCTTGCTTGATGCGATTGATGATGAGGCCAAGCGGCTCAATATGACGCGCTCCAGCTTCCTTGCAAGCGCCGCCCGTAACATGATGGCCGGTTGATCCGTCCGCCCTTTTCTCTCTTGTGAGAAGGCCTGCCGCAATGCCAAGCGCGCAGGCCTTTTTCTTTACCTGCAGTCCAAGCATTGCAGCTCCCCTTTCCTGAAGGTGTGAACCTCAGTGAAAAGCGCTACGGCCTTGTCACCAAACAGGCGAACCGTGCCCAAATGCGCAGAAAAGGCGCATCCAAGGTCAACCAGCGTTGGCGCTTCAAGCACCTCTTGGCAGGCGTCCATAAACGCCGCCTCGGTAACAACACCGATTTTATTAGCCCGCTGCACAAGCCCCGCGTTGTAACTCTTCATGCCGAAGCCCTCGCAGTTCTTTGCTCTCTCAAAGCTCTATGCGCATCAGAAGCGGCTTGTTCGGTTTTGGCTTGGTGTTCGCTGAGGAGATAGAGCAGACCGTGCAGCATTTGGCCTTGGTGGCTCGTACAAAGCGTTTCATTGGCAACGAACAGCATCGCATCAATCAGCGTGCGTTCTGTCTCTAGCGCAAGGTCTATCTGGTCTAGGGAATGAGACAGAGCGCAAGCGCGCCTCTGCCTTGAGGAATGGCAAGTCATCATAATGCCCCTGTCGTGGCGTTGATACGCCGCTCTCAGAGAGCTTCTGACGACCCACTGGTGAGCGGGAGGTTCAGAACCTGTCAACAGCCAGGCGGGCTTATTCCCCTTTCGGGTCTTGTATTCACCGCCCTCCCGCCCATAGGCGAGTACACACGCAATCCGGCTATTTTCCGGATTCCGGGCACAAAAATACCGCATGCTGACGGGTGCGGTATCCGCTGCTGAAAGAGGTTCTGACGCCTCACCCGGAATCATGCGCTGTTTTGGTAGGATTGTCAAATTCAACCAAGAGGGGTAACAAGGAATAGAATTCAACAGGAACCCGACTTGGGAAATAACTTCGTGCCTACAAGCAAATCGATATCCAATTGGATCAGCCAAAACGCTGTAATTTCTGCAGTGGCTCTCAGTATTGCAACGAAATTTGCGCTCCGAATTTACAATCAGCAAAAGGCACAGGATTTTATGCTGATAGAGCCCATAATTGATTTTGGAATTTTTATCGTGGTTTTCTTTCTGCTGATTAAAGCTTTTGAGCGAGCACGTGGCAAAAATTACGAGATCGAAACAAAAACAAAAGGAAGCGAACTCTTGCCAAGCGAGGGTGAAAAGCCTCGAAAGGCTATAGCCCTCTCCGAATGGCAAGATGGATATGACGCCGTTATTCAAAATGAAAGGCTTGGGATTAGCTTTACTCTTAGAAGTCAATCTGAGATTGAGAGCTGGCTCAAAGACCTTGGCAAAAGAACAAAGGAGATTTCGCAAACACTGTTGCCTCCGGGAGGTTTGCGAAATTCTTTCGTAAAGCAAGCTGAGTACTTTGAAAAAATCGCATCTGCTCTTG
This window of the uncultured Cohaesibacter sp. genome carries:
- a CDS encoding HNH endonuclease signature motif containing protein, translated to MPKAPSKFKAPWAPKPDRAASNREHDNERRKRHPWRNWYKLAAWKLIRKRRLAEDPLCVMCLAEGRTTAATVVDHIVPHKGNRELFFSYANTQSLCETHHNRDKQRMEANGETQSPLPRPKPEPDFYF
- a CDS encoding type II toxin-antitoxin system HicB family antitoxin, which encodes MIHYIAVIEKDPDSAYGVSFPQLEGVFSAGDSFDEATRNASEALQLFFEDNPAERPAPWSMEQVRALEDVQADLATGATLVAIPYIELTGRTVRANLTFDAGLLTAIDEEAKARGISRSAFVASASQAMLNA
- a CDS encoding P27 family phage terminase small subunit, with translation MARGRKPDLENVVPMKATDGLTHEERAERDAAALKPFDLTEYEAQIWDRIAPQLAQQGRLKPYYVDTVSEYCRALIRMRKLRNTLHDEDETYVVEGRNGKQYKSRPEVAQLNETWRQWRNLTAALGLSPTDERGLAEGQGDLFPDADNPFAGMGA
- a CDS encoding type II toxin-antitoxin system HicB family antitoxin, with translation MRYLAFIHEENGAYGVSFPDFPGCVTAGDTEQEALTNAIEALGGHVATMEDVGEPIPAPGTYKTALRPVDLEELKEGATLATVPLIVDRGQTKRVNVTFDPGLLDAIDDEAKRLNMTRSSFLASAARNMMAG
- a CDS encoding type II toxin-antitoxin system HicA family toxin: METNSREIIKRLKAEGFEEISVKGSHHKLRKGDKVVIVPHPKKDLPLGTARKIAKMAGWI